One window from the genome of Mucilaginibacter ginsenosidivorans encodes:
- the fmt gene encoding methionyl-tRNA formyltransferase, producing MRIVFMGTPEFAVASLDALIDSGAEIVGVVTAPDKPAGRGQKVSESAVKQYAVAHALKVLQPEKLKNEQFLAELRSLKADLQVVVAFRMLPEVVWNMPPKGTINLHASLLPQYRGAAPINWVLINGERESGVTTFFLKHDIDTGDILFTEKVTLTGKETAGDLHDRLMNKGAGLLVKTVKGIESGRYKELPQAQLVEGAELKHAPKIFKDDCKIDWTKPAQNIYNLIRGLSPYPTAFTTLNDKILKIFVADFEITEPGISPGGFLTDNKTFLKFAAADGFVSLTDVQLEGKKRMGIEEFLRGVRL from the coding sequence ATGAGGATAGTTTTCATGGGTACGCCCGAATTTGCCGTAGCATCGCTTGATGCGTTGATCGACTCGGGGGCCGAGATAGTGGGCGTAGTTACCGCACCGGATAAACCGGCCGGCAGGGGGCAAAAAGTAAGTGAAAGCGCTGTTAAGCAATATGCTGTTGCCCATGCCCTTAAAGTATTGCAGCCAGAAAAACTGAAAAACGAACAGTTCCTGGCCGAATTAAGATCATTAAAGGCCGATCTGCAGGTAGTGGTAGCTTTCAGGATGTTACCAGAAGTTGTGTGGAACATGCCGCCAAAAGGAACGATCAATTTACATGCTTCGTTGCTACCCCAATATCGTGGTGCGGCTCCCATCAATTGGGTGTTGATAAATGGTGAACGGGAAAGTGGTGTTACTACCTTTTTCCTGAAACATGATATTGATACCGGCGATATATTATTTACAGAAAAGGTTACCCTTACCGGCAAGGAAACAGCAGGCGACCTGCACGACCGGCTGATGAATAAAGGCGCCGGGCTGCTGGTAAAAACGGTTAAAGGGATTGAAAGCGGGAGGTACAAAGAACTGCCGCAGGCACAACTTGTGGAAGGGGCCGAGCTAAAGCATGCCCCCAAAATATTTAAGGATGATTGCAAGATAGACTGGACAAAACCGGCCCAAAACATATACAATTTGATCAGGGGCCTCAGCCCTTATCCTACGGCGTTCACTACATTGAATGATAAAATCCTTAAAATTTTCGTAGCTGATTTCGAGATAACCGAACCCGGTATATCGCCCGGTGGTTTTTTGACAGACAACAAAACCTTTCTGAAATTTGCCGCGGCAGATGGCTTTGTTAGTTTGACAGATGTTCAACTAGAAGGAAAAAAGCGTATGGGTATTGAGGAATTTCTGAGGGGAGTAAGGTTATAA
- the mazG gene encoding nucleoside triphosphate pyrophosphohydrolase translates to MSITPPVTGNTPSAAFERLLTIMDDLRLNCPWDKKQTLESLRHLTIEEVYELSDSILSADMPEIKKELGDIMLHLVFYARIASETNDFTITDVLNGICDKLINRHPHIYGDVEVNDENDVKRNWEQIKLKEGNKSVLGGVPASLPALVKASRIQEKARGVGFDWEEKGQVWAKVEEEMREFRDEFNAEDDNKIDHDKAESEFGDLLFSLINYARFININPEDALEKTNRKFIKRFQYLENKAKEQGKDLHDMSLAEMDVFWDEAKKL, encoded by the coding sequence ATGTCAATAACGCCACCCGTTACCGGTAATACCCCCTCCGCTGCATTTGAACGCCTGCTCACTATCATGGACGACCTGCGGCTGAATTGTCCATGGGATAAAAAGCAAACCCTGGAAAGTCTCCGGCACCTAACCATCGAAGAAGTTTATGAACTTTCCGATTCGATTTTAAGCGCCGATATGCCCGAAATAAAAAAGGAGTTGGGCGATATTATGCTACACCTTGTGTTTTATGCGAGGATAGCATCCGAAACCAACGACTTCACCATAACGGATGTTTTAAACGGCATTTGTGACAAACTCATCAACCGCCACCCGCATATTTATGGCGATGTGGAGGTGAATGATGAAAACGACGTAAAGCGTAACTGGGAGCAGATAAAACTTAAAGAAGGAAATAAATCTGTGTTGGGCGGCGTGCCGGCGTCACTGCCTGCTCTGGTCAAGGCGTCGCGTATACAGGAAAAAGCCCGTGGGGTGGGGTTTGACTGGGAGGAAAAGGGCCAGGTTTGGGCGAAGGTTGAAGAGGAGATGCGGGAGTTCCGAGACGAATTTAATGCCGAGGATGACAACAAAATAGATCATGATAAAGCTGAAAGCGAATTCGGCGACCTGCTTTTTTCACTGATAAATTATGCCCGTTTTATCAATATCAACCCTGAAGACGCGCTCGAAAAAACGAACCGTAAGTTTATTAAGCGTTTTCAATATCTCGAAAACAAGGCAAAAGAGCAGGGCAAAGATCTGCACGATATGAGCCTGGCCGAAATGGATGTATTTTGGGACGAGGCAAAAAAACTATAA
- a CDS encoding RluA family pseudouridine synthase translates to MTTTEIELPEQEEQDLYEHLRLIVDKGQSLLRIDKFLMHRVENASRNRIQNAIEQGNVLVNDKGIKASYKVKPLDVISVVLPHPPRDTEVYPENIPINIVYEDDDVLIVNKEPGMVVHPGYNNYTGTLVNALVFHFQQLPTLPGNDGRPGLVHRIDKDTSGLLLISKNERSMTYLARQFFDHTITRKYLALVWGDIEQDGTVTGYIGRSHNDRRVMSIYDDPEKGKWAVTHYKVLERLHYVTLIECQLETGRTHQIRAHMKHIGHPLFSDAIYGGDKVLKGTVFNKYKQFVDNCFQIMPRQALHAQTLGFVHPSTKKPMNFEAPLPQDFEMVLDKWRRYVKSDMSHNI, encoded by the coding sequence ATGACAACAACCGAGATTGAATTACCGGAACAGGAAGAACAGGATTTATACGAACATCTGCGGTTGATCGTTGATAAAGGCCAATCGCTGCTTCGCATCGATAAATTTTTGATGCACCGCGTCGAAAATGCTTCGCGCAACCGCATTCAAAATGCTATTGAGCAGGGGAATGTCCTGGTAAATGACAAAGGCATAAAAGCCAGCTATAAGGTAAAGCCGCTGGATGTTATCTCTGTTGTATTACCCCATCCGCCACGAGACACTGAAGTTTACCCGGAGAATATCCCCATTAACATTGTTTATGAAGATGATGATGTGCTGATAGTGAATAAGGAACCCGGGATGGTAGTGCATCCGGGGTATAATAATTATACAGGAACACTTGTTAATGCTTTGGTCTTCCACTTTCAGCAATTACCTACTCTGCCCGGGAATGACGGTCGGCCCGGTTTGGTGCACCGGATAGATAAGGATACTTCTGGATTACTACTTATTAGTAAGAATGAACGCTCGATGACCTACCTGGCGCGCCAGTTTTTTGATCATACTATTACACGTAAATACCTTGCCCTGGTTTGGGGGGATATAGAGCAGGACGGAACGGTGACAGGTTATATTGGTCGCAGTCATAACGACAGGCGGGTGATGTCGATTTATGATGATCCGGAAAAAGGAAAATGGGCGGTAACGCATTATAAGGTTTTAGAGCGATTGCATTATGTTACCCTGATCGAATGCCAGCTGGAAACAGGCCGCACACATCAGATAAGAGCGCACATGAAACACATCGGTCATCCCTTGTTTAGCGATGCCATTTATGGTGGAGACAAGGTTTTGAAAGGGACTGTTTTTAATAAATACAAACAATTTGTCGACAATTGCTTTCAAATAATGCCGAGGCAGGCTTTACATGCGCAGACTTTGGGATTTGTTCATCCTTCAACCAAAAAACCAATGAACTTTGAAGCGCCTTTACCGCAGGACTTTGAGATGGTGCTGGATAAATGGCGGCGCTATGTGAAGTCGGATATGAGCCATAATATTTGA
- a CDS encoding DUF3050 domain-containing protein — MIDNRIAALKAEIEPLKQKLVNHELYKNICSIEDLNTFMEYHVFAVWDFMSLLKSLQQKLTCTDIPWIPVGNANTRYLINEIVLGEESDVDPDGERASHFELYLSAMKQAGSSAACINALLYELSNGKSIDEALILSGTPEAARKFVEYTFDLIATGGSHLQAGVFTFGREDLIPGMFISLVKELNEQFPGKIGTLLYYLERHIEVDGEHHSHLAYQMTAELCGDDDKKWAEVTFTAKEALQHRIVLWDGILNEIRVTETI, encoded by the coding sequence ATGATCGACAACCGGATAGCGGCCTTAAAAGCTGAAATAGAACCCTTAAAGCAAAAACTTGTTAACCACGAACTTTATAAAAATATCTGTTCCATCGAGGACCTCAATACCTTTATGGAGTATCATGTTTTTGCTGTTTGGGATTTTATGTCGCTGCTTAAATCACTGCAACAGAAATTAACCTGTACGGATATCCCATGGATTCCGGTTGGAAACGCTAACACCCGTTATTTGATCAACGAAATTGTTTTGGGCGAAGAGAGCGATGTAGACCCAGATGGCGAGCGCGCCAGCCATTTCGAACTGTATCTTTCGGCCATGAAGCAGGCCGGTTCTTCGGCAGCTTGTATCAATGCCCTGCTTTATGAATTATCAAACGGAAAAAGCATTGATGAGGCTCTCATCCTTTCCGGCACACCCGAAGCGGCCCGTAAGTTTGTAGAATATACGTTTGATTTGATAGCGACAGGTGGTTCTCATTTGCAGGCCGGCGTTTTTACCTTCGGGCGCGAAGACCTTATACCGGGTATGTTCATTAGCCTGGTAAAGGAATTAAACGAGCAATTCCCGGGCAAGATCGGCACCTTGCTTTATTACCTCGAGCGTCACATCGAGGTGGACGGCGAGCACCACTCCCATTTAGCCTATCAAATGACCGCTGAGCTTTGCGGCGACGACGATAAAAAATGGGCCGAAGTTACGTTTACTGCAAAGGAAGCGTTGCAGCATCGCATAGTCTTATGGGATGGCATTTTGAACGAGATACGGGTAACTGAAACTATTTGA
- a CDS encoding 1-aminocyclopropane-1-carboxylate deaminase/D-cysteine desulfhydrase: protein MQIDFEIFSPVHQIHDKLFDEQGLKVFIKRDDMIHPIISGNKWRKLKYLLEDAQAVRKTHLVTFGGAYSNYLLATAAAAAKFGFKATGIVRGEEVNNDTLFLCRLHGMNLIFVDRESYRDKTALFDKYFADNASAYFINEGGASELGAKGCSELVSELTQNYDHVFCACGTGTTAAGIINGLQLHNLPTRFHGVPVLKNGEFLRTEISKCLASATDYDLHTEYHFGGYGKVTDELIRFIKDFTSSTGILIEPVYTGKMLFALYDMAAKNLFAPDSKILVIHTGGLWGLLGMKDKFRS from the coding sequence ATGCAGATCGACTTTGAAATTTTCAGCCCCGTTCACCAAATACATGATAAGTTATTTGATGAACAGGGCTTGAAAGTTTTTATCAAACGAGACGATATGATCCATCCTATCATCTCGGGCAATAAATGGCGCAAGCTGAAATATTTACTTGAAGATGCACAGGCTGTCAGAAAAACTCACCTGGTCACATTTGGGGGGGCTTATTCTAATTACCTGCTAGCTACGGCTGCCGCTGCCGCAAAATTTGGTTTTAAGGCCACGGGAATCGTGCGTGGCGAGGAAGTTAATAACGATACGTTATTTCTTTGTCGCCTGCACGGAATGAATTTGATATTCGTCGACCGTGAAAGCTATCGCGATAAGACTGCGTTATTCGACAAATACTTTGCTGACAATGCCTCTGCTTATTTCATTAACGAAGGCGGGGCATCGGAACTGGGTGCAAAAGGCTGTAGTGAGTTGGTAAGTGAATTGACCCAAAACTATGATCATGTCTTTTGCGCCTGCGGAACAGGGACAACTGCGGCAGGTATCATCAATGGGCTACAACTGCATAACCTCCCAACCCGCTTCCATGGCGTACCTGTTTTGAAGAATGGGGAATTTCTGAGAACAGAAATAAGTAAATGCCTGGCTTCGGCAACTGACTATGATCTGCATACAGAATATCATTTTGGCGGTTACGGAAAAGTGACCGATGAACTTATCCGTTTTATAAAAGACTTTACTTCCTCCACCGGTATATTGATAGAACCTGTTTATACGGGTAAAATGCTGTTTGCTTTATACGACATGGCTGCTAAAAACCTGTTCGCCCCAGACAGCAAAATTTTAGTTATTCACACCGGCGGGTTGTGGGGATTGTTAGGTATGAAGGACAAGTTTCGATCATGA
- a CDS encoding RNA polymerase sigma factor, which yields MRPSHRIAEDEIIRQCKSGSLKYQELLYKHFYGYAMGIGLRYCLNRDDAMEAVNDAFIKVFNAIKSFDTEKPFKAWLRAIVVNTAIDRRRKDLKLLQNTDLDDAGQLTLGVTVVDSLNAQDILNLMQGLPTIQATIFNLYEIDGYNHDEISEMLNIPASSSRVYLSRAKEKLRKIIKVEITKHG from the coding sequence ATGCGTCCATCCCACCGCATTGCCGAAGACGAAATCATAAGGCAATGCAAATCAGGCAGCTTAAAATACCAGGAACTGCTTTATAAGCATTTCTATGGCTACGCCATGGGGATAGGCTTAAGGTACTGCCTGAACAGGGACGACGCGATGGAGGCTGTTAACGACGCTTTTATTAAGGTGTTTAACGCTATAAAAAGTTTTGACACCGAAAAGCCCTTTAAAGCCTGGCTAAGGGCAATTGTGGTAAATACGGCCATCGACCGGCGACGCAAAGACCTAAAACTGTTACAAAACACCGATCTGGATGACGCCGGGCAGTTAACACTCGGCGTAACCGTCGTCGATAGCTTAAATGCACAGGATATATTGAACCTGATGCAAGGTTTGCCAACCATCCAGGCTACAATATTCAACCTGTACGAGATAGATGGTTATAACCACGACGAAATAAGCGAGATGCTTAATATACCCGCCAGTTCGTCGAGGGTGTATTTAAGCAGGGCAAAAGAGAAATTGAGGAAAATTATTAAAGTAGAGATAACAAAACATGGATGA
- a CDS encoding ABC transporter permease encodes MSFASFISSRISFKSNRTYSKLIVRIAIIGIMLSLGVMILSVAIIRGFKQEIRQKLRGFAGDIQVQNYDNNNSYQASPIHMDNDFVKKIRSSSLFTNIAPTVIKPGIIKTKTEIEGVVIKGVNKDYDWTFFKKMMVSGKVIDFADTADAQKQVMISSYTASRLKLKVGDKFLMYFVQESLRKRPFYVKGIFDVGVEEVDKTFVIGDLSLLVKLNNWDADEIGGYQLQVADFDKLNTANDFLADKMPLKLKSYTVTESYPTIFVWLSELDLNAEVMLILMILVGTINMISALLIIILERTSMIGILKAMGAKNWTIQKIFLYNASYLVGIGLVLGNVFGLGISLFQHRTHFFTLDEASYYMKFVPMQLHWSDVLLLNLGTMVICILVLIIPSMLVAKISPVKAIRFK; translated from the coding sequence TTGAGTTTCGCCTCCTTTATATCATCCAGGATATCCTTTAAGTCGAACCGCACTTACTCCAAGCTGATCGTCCGCATCGCGATCATCGGGATCATGCTGAGCCTTGGAGTGATGATATTGTCTGTAGCCATTATACGGGGATTTAAACAGGAGATCAGGCAAAAATTGAGAGGCTTTGCCGGCGATATCCAGGTACAGAATTATGACAACAACAACTCGTACCAGGCATCGCCGATACACATGGATAATGATTTTGTAAAAAAGATCAGGTCGAGTTCCCTTTTCACCAATATAGCGCCCACAGTTATTAAACCCGGGATCATCAAAACCAAGACCGAGATAGAAGGTGTGGTAATAAAGGGGGTGAATAAAGATTATGACTGGACATTTTTTAAGAAGATGATGGTTTCGGGTAAGGTGATCGATTTTGCCGATACGGCGGACGCGCAAAAACAGGTCATGATATCAAGCTATACGGCCAGCCGGTTAAAATTGAAGGTAGGAGATAAATTTCTGATGTATTTTGTACAGGAGTCCCTGCGGAAAAGACCTTTTTATGTTAAAGGTATTTTCGATGTAGGAGTTGAAGAGGTCGACAAAACATTTGTTATCGGCGACCTTTCGCTGCTGGTTAAACTGAACAATTGGGATGCTGACGAGATAGGCGGATACCAGTTACAGGTAGCGGATTTTGATAAACTGAATACTGCGAACGATTTTCTGGCCGATAAAATGCCGTTAAAGTTAAAATCATATACCGTGACGGAGTCGTACCCGACCATTTTTGTGTGGCTAAGCGAATTGGACCTGAATGCAGAAGTGATGTTGATACTCATGATACTGGTAGGCACTATCAATATGATATCGGCTTTGCTCATTATCATCCTGGAACGTACATCAATGATCGGAATACTTAAGGCAATGGGCGCAAAGAACTGGACCATCCAGAAAATATTTCTTTATAATGCGAGTTACCTTGTTGGGATCGGGCTGGTTTTAGGCAATGTATTTGGACTCGGGATAAGTCTTTTCCAACATCGTACACATTTTTTTACATTGGACGAGGCATCATATTACATGAAATTCGTCCCGATGCAGTTACATTGGTCAGACGTGCTTTTACTCAACCTCGGCACCATGGTAATCTGCATACTGGTGCTTATTATACCTTCCATGCTCGTGGCTAAAATATCCCCGGTTAAGGCAATACGGTTTAAGTAA
- the lat gene encoding L-lysine 6-transaminase, which translates to MYNLQIAPENVQDTLKKHILADGFDLTFDMGKSKGVYMYDAKHKRTYLDFFTCFASVPLGYNHPKMVDDEAFKKNLLLAALTNPSNSDIYTEQYAQFVETFDRVGIPDYLPHAFFIAGGSLAIENALKVAMDWKVQKNFAKGYTKEKGFKVLHFEQAFHGRSGYTLSLTNTLPVKTKWFAKFDWPRVSIPKMVFPYSDANHEDLLLREELSISQIKKAFEVNKDDICAIIIEPIQSEGGDNHVRQEFLEQLRILADENEAMLIYDEVQSGVGLTGKFWCHQHFGEKARPDIIAFGKKMQVCGILASNRVDEVENNVFKVSSRINSTWGGSLVDMVRSSKIMEIIEEDQLCDNAAEVGDYLQSGLLRISQKNAVIGNVRGKGLMTAFDFPDKNRRDKFIQEGMKRDVMFLGCGNQTIRFRPALIMDKQHIDEGLSVLEKILTIL; encoded by the coding sequence ATGTATAACCTTCAGATCGCACCCGAGAACGTACAGGACACTTTAAAAAAGCACATCCTTGCCGATGGCTTTGACTTAACTTTTGACATGGGAAAAAGTAAGGGCGTTTATATGTATGATGCCAAGCATAAACGCACCTATCTCGACTTTTTTACCTGCTTCGCTTCGGTGCCTTTAGGTTACAATCACCCCAAGATGGTTGACGATGAAGCATTCAAAAAGAACCTGTTGCTTGCAGCCCTTACGAATCCTTCAAACTCCGACATATACACCGAACAATATGCCCAATTCGTTGAAACATTCGACCGCGTCGGCATTCCCGATTACCTGCCGCATGCCTTCTTTATTGCGGGCGGCTCATTGGCAATTGAGAACGCGCTGAAAGTTGCCATGGACTGGAAGGTTCAAAAGAATTTTGCAAAGGGCTATACCAAAGAAAAAGGCTTTAAAGTGCTCCATTTTGAACAGGCGTTTCACGGCCGCAGCGGCTATACGTTAAGCCTGACCAATACCCTGCCGGTTAAAACCAAATGGTTTGCCAAGTTCGACTGGCCCAGGGTATCCATCCCCAAAATGGTTTTCCCCTATTCTGACGCAAATCACGAAGACTTACTGCTAAGGGAAGAACTTTCCATCAGCCAGATCAAAAAAGCCTTCGAAGTAAATAAGGATGATATTTGCGCCATCATTATAGAGCCGATACAATCCGAAGGCGGCGACAACCATGTTCGCCAGGAGTTTTTGGAACAGTTGCGCATATTGGCTGATGAGAATGAAGCAATGCTGATCTACGACGAGGTGCAAAGCGGCGTTGGCCTTACGGGTAAATTCTGGTGCCACCAGCATTTTGGTGAAAAAGCACGCCCGGATATTATTGCCTTTGGTAAAAAAATGCAGGTATGTGGCATACTGGCAAGTAACAGAGTTGATGAGGTTGAAAATAATGTTTTCAAGGTGTCATCGCGCATCAACTCAACCTGGGGCGGTAGTTTGGTAGACATGGTACGTTCGTCTAAGATCATGGAGATAATTGAAGAGGATCAGTTATGCGACAATGCCGCAGAAGTTGGCGACTATCTTCAAAGCGGGTTGTTAAGGATATCTCAAAAAAATGCAGTCATAGGAAATGTACGCGGTAAGGGTTTAATGACCGCCTTTGATTTCCCGGATAAGAACAGGCGGGATAAGTTTATACAGGAGGGAATGAAACGGGATGTGATGTTCCTGGGATGTGGTAATCAGACCATTCGCTTCAGGCCGGCACTTATTATGGATAAGCAACATATTGATGAAGGACTATCTGTACTTGAAAAAATATTGACCATATTATAA
- a CDS encoding aminotransferase class IV, with product MAPLYINFNGEILAADSKLLTIANRGFKYGDGLFESMRLMKGQLKFAELHADRLQRGMKLLKIDGYSQMDTWFLKEKVEQLATRNKIKHGRLRLTVYRDAEGLYAPTQNKMGYCLEMQPMDEPRYFLNDKGLIMDVFTELPKPVNYLSNVKTCNSLPFVMAGLFKTQNRLDDIFLINHRGNLCEAGSSNIFVWYKSHLYTPALSEGCVEGVMRNIVIKLAKQSNIPFTEAEINPDILYEADEVFLTNAARGIQWVMGFGVKRYFNQLSKGLIGELNKL from the coding sequence ATGGCCCCCTTATATATCAATTTTAATGGTGAAATATTGGCTGCTGACAGCAAACTGTTAACCATAGCAAATCGTGGATTTAAATACGGCGACGGCTTGTTTGAAAGTATGCGGCTGATGAAGGGGCAGCTTAAATTTGCTGAGTTGCACGCCGACCGACTACAGAGGGGTATGAAACTGCTAAAGATAGACGGGTATTCGCAAATGGATACCTGGTTTTTGAAGGAGAAAGTAGAGCAGCTTGCAACCCGTAACAAGATCAAACACGGACGCCTGCGACTGACAGTTTACCGTGATGCTGAGGGGCTTTATGCACCTACCCAAAATAAAATGGGCTACTGCCTCGAGATGCAGCCCATGGACGAGCCCCGTTACTTTCTGAACGATAAAGGACTTATTATGGACGTATTCACAGAGTTGCCCAAACCGGTGAATTACCTGTCTAATGTCAAAACCTGCAACTCGCTGCCTTTCGTAATGGCGGGCCTGTTTAAAACGCAGAACAGGCTGGATGATATTTTCCTTATCAACCACCGCGGCAATCTGTGCGAAGCCGGCAGCTCTAACATTTTTGTTTGGTATAAGAGCCACCTTTACACCCCGGCATTAAGCGAAGGATGCGTGGAAGGCGTGATGCGGAACATAGTGATCAAACTGGCCAAACAAAGCAATATCCCATTTACAGAAGCCGAGATAAACCCGGATATACTGTACGAAGCTGATGAAGTTTTTTTGACCAATGCAGCCCGCGGTATACAATGGGTAATGGGGTTTGGGGTAAAGCGTTATTTTAATCAGTTAAGCAAGGGTTTGATAGGGGAGTTGAATAAACTCTGA
- the mnmD gene encoding tRNA (5-methylaminomethyl-2-thiouridine)(34)-methyltransferase MnmD, whose translation MLEIVITGDGSKTIYNSEVGENYHSKHGALQESRHVFLQSGLVHFLNNNERKKVAALEVGFGTGLNFLLSADYCVKNQIDLDYTGIEAYPLSEEMIRQTGYDQYVPKGIWNNFMLQYADSLNGSVVIDEFCKLQLASCKLAGFKSKSSFDVIYFDAFASAYQPEMWSADSIAHTIQFLKPGGVFVTYAITGNLKRAVKSLGLKVEKAPGAPGKREMLRATKPA comes from the coding sequence ATGCTCGAGATCGTCATAACCGGGGACGGATCCAAAACGATCTACAATAGCGAGGTTGGTGAGAACTACCATTCCAAACATGGCGCATTACAGGAAAGCCGTCATGTTTTTCTTCAATCGGGACTGGTCCATTTCCTAAACAACAACGAGCGAAAAAAAGTAGCGGCGTTAGAAGTCGGCTTTGGTACAGGGCTGAATTTTCTGTTGAGCGCGGATTATTGCGTCAAAAATCAGATCGATCTTGACTATACCGGCATCGAGGCATATCCTTTAAGCGAAGAAATGATCCGTCAAACCGGTTACGACCAGTACGTGCCAAAAGGCATCTGGAATAACTTTATGCTCCAATACGCCGATTCCCTAAATGGCTCTGTCGTAATAGATGAATTCTGCAAACTTCAACTCGCCAGCTGCAAACTCGCCGGTTTCAAAAGTAAAAGTTCGTTCGATGTCATCTACTTTGATGCCTTTGCGTCGGCATATCAACCGGAAATGTGGAGTGCGGACTCCATTGCACACACGATACAGTTTTTGAAACCGGGGGGCGTTTTTGTAACCTATGCCATAACCGGGAATCTCAAACGTGCGGTAAAATCGCTTGGCCTTAAAGTTGAAAAAGCTCCCGGCGCCCCGGGTAAACGGGAAATGCTGAGAGCTACAAAACCTGCCTAA
- a CDS encoding exo-beta-N-acetylmuramidase NamZ family protein, producing MKRYFFVLFMLLSVNSLIAAAQHQAKAGHKTRAHKSTVKTVLPGADQTGLYLGYLKNKNIGMVINQTSVIGRNHVSSLDSLVKLGVHIVKIFGPEHGFRGTASNGATVNDTVDPKTGIPAISLYGKHYKPTPDDLKGLDLVVFDIQDVGTRFYTYLSTLHYVMEACAENHVELMILDRPNPNGNYVDGPVLDTAYRSFVGLDAIPIVHGMTFGEYAQMLNGEGWLKGHVQCKLRIIKVAHYTHATTYIPPVNPSPNLNTYNSIVLYPSLCLFEGTTLSLGRGTLFPFQVLGHPLFKGKFRFSFTPESIPGMSEDPPQKGKICYGIDMRNYDPETIRSKGKIDILWLIKLYKEFPDKEHFFNNYFTKLAGNTELRKQIEEGKSDAEIRKSWEPALSNFKTIRKKYLLYK from the coding sequence ATGAAAAGATATTTTTTTGTCCTGTTCATGCTTTTATCGGTTAATTCGCTGATTGCCGCCGCGCAGCATCAAGCAAAAGCCGGCCATAAAACCAGGGCTCATAAATCTACTGTAAAAACCGTTCTTCCGGGGGCAGATCAAACAGGGTTATATCTCGGTTACCTAAAAAACAAGAACATAGGGATGGTCATTAATCAAACATCTGTTATTGGTCGTAACCATGTTTCGAGTTTGGACAGCCTGGTAAAACTCGGGGTGCATATAGTTAAAATATTCGGGCCCGAGCATGGCTTTCGTGGTACCGCCAGTAACGGCGCCACGGTAAATGATACAGTCGATCCTAAAACAGGCATACCGGCTATTTCGCTTTATGGTAAACATTACAAACCAACTCCCGATGATCTGAAGGGCCTCGACCTTGTTGTTTTTGATATACAGGATGTGGGCACCCGGTTTTACACTTACCTTTCCACGCTTCACTATGTGATGGAAGCTTGTGCCGAAAACCATGTCGAGCTGATGATCCTCGACCGTCCGAACCCCAACGGTAACTATGTCGACGGTCCTGTGCTGGATACAGCATACCGTTCATTTGTCGGGCTGGATGCCATACCAATTGTTCATGGGATGACTTTTGGCGAATATGCACAAATGCTAAATGGCGAAGGCTGGCTCAAAGGGCATGTACAATGTAAATTGAGGATCATTAAAGTAGCTCATTATACCCATGCAACTACCTACATACCTCCTGTCAATCCTTCGCCCAACCTTAACACCTATAACTCAATTGTACTTTATCCGAGCCTTTGCCTGTTTGAAGGCACTACGCTTAGTCTTGGTCGCGGCACATTATTTCCCTTCCAGGTGCTGGGGCATCCCCTGTTCAAAGGAAAATTCCGCTTCTCATTTACACCAGAAAGCATCCCAGGCATGAGCGAAGACCCGCCCCAAAAAGGGAAAATTTGCTATGGAATTGACATGCGAAATTATGACCCTGAAACCATAAGGAGTAAAGGCAAAATCGATATATTGTGGCTGATAAAGTTGTATAAGGAATTTCCTGACAAAGAGCATTTTTTTAACAATTACTTTACCAAACTGGCGGGTAATACAGAATTAAGAAAGCAGATCGAAGAAGGCAAAAGCGATGCGGAAATAAGAAAAAGCTGGGAGCCTGCTTTGAGCAATTTTAAAACAATTCGGAAGAAATATCTTTTGTACAAATAA